AGAGAAAGATTTAATTTCGATAGGCTTGTTGCACGAATGTTGAAAAGAAGAATTTTTTACCTCACGCAGAGAAGCCACTGCGTTGGGCGGGTTTCCCGACTTGAAGCAAGTGGCGCGCGCAGAGGCGCAGAGAGTTAGAGAGAAATTAGCTGTTTAGTAGTCATAATCTGATTGGTGCAAGAGGTCTTTTGATTTTCAATTTTTATTGCTGTTTAGTTGGAACTGAATAATCGCAGACGAGCAAAGTTAAAGGGTGCAGTAAAGTTGTTGTAGCGAATTCGCAAACGTTCTTCAAATTGGCGATCGAGTGCTTCAACTTGTTCGCTAAATTGTGATTCTGCTTCCCAAGGAATTAGGTAGGCGGCGTTGTAAATCATTGTGTCCATTTGGGGATTATTTTCCACCACATCGATCGCAATAGAGTTGAGTGTGCCTTGAAATAAATTTATGATGCCTTGTTTGCGATCGCTCATTCCCTGTTCGATGGCTTGTCCTATTTGGATTACCTGCTCTATATTCAGAGGTTGACCTGCTAGCTTATCTCTTTCGGTTTTGATATCTGGATTTTCTGCTAACAACCCCTGAATTTCTGCCTCGGTATCCCAAAAAACTTTGACACTAACTTCTCGGCGACCTGATAATTTCGCAAGCAATTGCGTCAATTCTTCTTGATGAGGACGAATTAATTGTTGTGAAAACGTTTCCCAGCTTGCAACCAAAAGTCCAAATTGTACAGGAAGTAAATTGCGTTGGCGTAGCCCGTCGTAGACATCGCCTGCTTGCATGATTTCTTCAAGGACTTTCTCATGATTTAGCAGGTTACGACGGCTTGCTAAATAACGCTCTTGTTGTGCTTCGGAGTAGATGACTGCAAAATCATCCAAAATTTTAATTTGTACGGGTTGCCGATCTAAACCCTCTAAATTTAAATCTTGCGGAGCAGGCAAGGTCAAAATTCCATAAATGTAAAAGCCATAACTCATAAGAATGTATTACCAATAAGAATGTAGATAAAAAAGTTACAGGGGTTTAGAAGTGAGTACTAATCTTAACTTGGCATGAACTAAGTTTAATTGAGCCAGTCCTAAGTCCAAGTCACCTTCAACTACCACACCCGTATTTAATAGGCGATCGAGGAGTTCTAGAATAGAGGGTTGACTAGAGGTTTCGCCAGGGTAATATCCTCCAGATTGGGGAAGTAAAGTTCCTATTTCACCCAAATTGATATTTAGCTCGGCTGGGTCAATATCAAATATCTCGCAAAGCTTAACAACCTGTTTTTCAAGCTGTTGCAGGCTTTCGGCAGCTCGATCTAACTCAGAGTCGCTGAGGTTGCCAGCATCCATGCGCCGGATTACCTGAGCTTCCATGAGTTGGCGTATCAGTTCAACAACCGTCAGTAACAACGGTGCTAAACCGGAATCGGAACCTTTGGATTTGCTAATCGCCTGCATTCTGATGATTAAGAGGATTTAGTGCTTTGAGCGATCGCAGTTCTGTTTCTAGACTGGCAACACGCTCTTGAAGTTGTTGATTAGTTGTTAATAAGGTGCGAGTTTGACTATTAAGATATGGATCGCCCTCCCACCAGTTAATTCCAATCTCTTTGGCTTTATCAACAGAAGAAATCAACAAACGAATTCGGATGTTGAGCAATTCTGTGGAGCCGACGGAAACAGAAATATCTCCTGCAATAACAATGCCTTTATCCAGAACCCGTTCGAGAATATCTGCCAAGGTAGAACCTTGAGTTGCTGTGATAACTCCCCGGTTAGTATTAGTACTCATTTGTTTATTAAATGGCCAGAATCAAAAGCCACTTGTGATATGTTTGGCAGTTCAGTATTACCCTGCATTTGCAATAATACTCCCTGCTCTCTGAGAGACTTGAGTGCAGCCACAATTTGACTGCGATCGATCCCTAATTCTGCTGCCAAATCAGAGAAACGCCTTCCTGGAGACTTACACAGGTAGTTATAGACTTCATACTCGTAAGGTACTCGTTGTTCCAATACAATCTGATTTTGACTGTCTGGTATTATCTCTTCTGCCGGCTGAGATTGAGTATTTGTACTACGATACAATTCACGCAAAACCTCTTCCAGTAGCCGAGTTGCTTCCATACGAGTTTGATTCGTGCGAGTAAGCAGGATATCGGCACAAATATCTTGGAAGTTAGGCTCTTCAAAGTTTACAGAGATTTCGTGTTCGTGGCAGATTCGAGCAATCATCAGACAGGAACGTAAGCCGCCGCCTTGTCCAGAGCCAGAGCGACTCCAAAACATTCGCACTAAGCGAACGATTTTGTCTGCTTTCTCAGAATCTATGCCTGTTTTCTGAATTACAATCTCCTGCTGAGTTAGTTCATCAGGTGGAGGCATATCGATGGTGATAACACGATCCATCAAAGCATCTTGAGTTGCATGGACTCCACAATACTCTTGAGGATTTGATGTTAAGATTGCCCGAAACTGAGGATGAACCCGGATATACTCGGCTCGATGTTGGTTTGTTGGTAATACTAACAACCTCTCTTCAAGTACTGAGAGTAAAACGTTATTTACCTCCGGGTGCGATCGATTGAATTCGTCGTAAACCAGCGTAAATCCTTCTTTACAAGCTAGAGTTAATCGGGCATCAACCCAGTGTTGTCGGAGTTCATCCTCAACTTTGACAACGCTGTGGATGAAGTTATCGACAACCTTTTTGCGGGTGTAACCTAACTGATTACCAATCAAGTCTGAGGTTTTAAACTCATCATCTCCAAATAAGAGGATGATAGGCTGATTGAGCAAATCAGCTAGATGCATTGCCAGAGTAGTTTTTCCGACTCCGGCCGAGCCACGTAAATGTACCGAAAAACCTGACTGTAGATAGCGCAAAGCACGTTGAGCGATGCGTTGAATAGCAGGGGTATTGACAAATCGTTGGGGAGATGCATTTAATACTGTTGTCAAACTCTAAGTACCTCCTCTATAGGAATTTCTGTAAAAGTAATTTTTTACACACATATTGAAGATATCAAATACTGATGTCAATAAGCTTTAACTGGACTCAAATCCCACGCTTTTTGGCATCAACATAAGACTAAGTAATGTTTAATATTTCTGTCATCAGCATGATTACGGTCTTGCGAGACAGCTTTAATAAATCTACACAAGTAAAAATTAATATGGTTCTGCGTTTCTTACTATTACCAATTACCGGTCCATTAATGGGGGTAACGTGGCTTGGGGAAAAAATTTTAGAACAAGCAAGTACTGAAATTGATGATAAAGAAAATCTCAGCAAGCAGCTTCTAGCACTGCAACTTGCTTTTGATATGGGAGAAATTGCGGAAGAAGAGTTTGAAATTCAGGAAGAAGCTCTTTTATTAGCGATTCTGGAAGCAGAAAAGCAGGGAAAAGAGAATAGGGAATAGGGCGTTGCACAAAGGCGGGATGATTTTTTCACGCAGAGGCGCAGAGAGGAAGGAGTTTTGACCCGCAACAAATTGTCATAATTGTCCATTTCGGTTAATTCTTTCCCAGCTTAATGATAAATTACTGATCCAACAGTGTACTTTCTACTTGTTTACAATCTCACTTATCAACTTGTAAACATTTGAATTATATTGCGCTTCCCTGGTTTGGTAACAGAACATTAAACTCACATAAATATGACAAGGCTCGGGCGAATTAGTTCTTATTTACGATGAAAATTTGGAGTTTGTTGATGAAAATTGGCTTTTAGATATCGATTCTCCAATGCTTGTTAAATGATTACTCGTAATGGATGCGATCGCATTTCCTGACTCCAGAGTGATGTTACTTTTATTTAAGTAGATATTGTGTTGATAAACTTACTGTATTTTCAATATCATTTGGTGGGTTCTACTACCCTCTGGGTGTCTACGTTTTATGTAATCTATAAAAGATGGCGATCGCACTAAAAGAAAGCAATGGTAAGAAACAACAAAATTTGTCCACTGTAAATGTACTAATGATAAAGGTAACAGACAGCTAATGCTGTGTATCTCTATTGCGCGGTCGGGGCTTACTCTCCCCAATTGCGATCGCCGCAGAACATGCTATCCTCCCTTGCAGTTCTCTGCCTAGTAAAGCTTATTCAGAGCAATTTTTGCTAGTAGATGAAATAAAGGTAGTATTCTAGGGAATTCTAATTTATGAACACCATGAGAATGAGCGGTCATTTCCACAATTATTGTATTTAAGTTCAATAAATGAAGTTTCTTCAAAACTCCAATTCTAAAAGCATCACTGTACAAGTTTTTCTAGTTCTAGTGTCTGTCAACATTAGTTCCTGTTCAGCCTCAAATTCGCAGGTTCAAAAGTTAGCAGAAGCTAACATTGAATTAATGAATCGTGCTCAAATAGATTACTACATAGAAACCAATAGATTTTCTGCAAACGTCATTGAAAAACAAAATCTTCCTATTAAACCAGGTGGCACAGAATTTACCTATAAGACTGACATACAGCCAAATTTAGCATTTAGCTATGCATTGTCTGAGAAACCATACTATCAGAGCATAGTCGGAGGGGCTTTCGCGTTTAAAGATGCAGAAGGCAGACCTTATGTCCGAACTATTTTGTGTAGAGCAAAACAAACTGGCTCTCAATCTATATCTCCGCCCTCTAATGAAAAAACTTGTGGAGATGGGACAAAGCAGATTGAGCAATAACTTAATATCAAGTTGGCGCTTCATTCTAAATTGAGGTAACAGTCGAACAATCCGCTTGCACCCGCTCGCCGAGAACTTATGTGTTGGACATTGTAGGCTATTTGTGACGGGTAAAGCGGAATATTATATGTCTTATGGCTTTGTGTGGATGTGATAAAACTAACTCATACTTTTCTATTGAACTAGCATCGACCTCGCAAGGAAGTTGACGAGCATTGGCAGATGAAATCTTAGTACTTAGTATTCCAATGTTATGGTGTTGAATTTGGGTGTATTGTCCTCTAAGTCAGTATTTGCTTGCTGATGGGTGATGTCCTCTTCTGCAATGATTTGACTATTTAAAATAGCAAGACGCTGCTGAATCTGATGTCGGCGTGCTTCGAGTTTCTGTAGTTCCTGCTCTAAACGTTCCTTTTCTACCATCATTTTGTAAGCATTTAAGTAAACTCTTGCTTGAGAACGTTGAGGAGGCATGGAGCTAAGTTTGGCTTGAATTTGTCCGCGATTTGGAGTGCGATGCATAATAAATTTCTCTCTGAGTATGAAAGTATTGAGTCTAATTAGCAGTTAAAATAAACAGCCGGCGGCTGCTTGGATGCGTTCTAAAGGCTGAACTGAGCGAGGTAGCACTGGTAAGCGAACCATTGTCAAACCTGGAAAATCGCAATTAATGGTTGCTGTAGAAGTAAAGCGGTTGAGAACAAGGTAATTCTGGCTTACACCTATTTCTTGCAGAGATTTGAATAGGCGTTGTTGTTCGGCAAGTACGCTAGCTTGGTTAAGTGTAACGCCGATGAACTCTGCTTGTTGTGGGTCTTTTAGCACTTTTTGGGCTTTGACTACGCGCTGTCGCAAAGTTCGTAAACGCCCCATGAACTCTGTACGACCAAGGACATTTTGATACTTAATCCAGAGTTTGAAAATCCAAGCTAGCCAGTCTGCTAGTGCAGTTGGCATTTCTAGAAAACGCAGAAGATGTCCTGTAGGAGCAGTGTCTAAAATAATCAAGTCTTCTTCTTGTTGCTCTAGCAATTCCATTACTGTTAACAGGGAAAGCATTTCATCAATCCCTGGTAAAGCTTGCTCGACAATTTTGCGCCAAGCTACAGGAGAGTATGCCATTTCAATAGCGTCGCTGGTTTGGGTTTCGCCACTCATCATTTCGGCCAGTTCCCACAGGTAATCGGCTCTGAATTGCTCCAGAAGGCGATCGCTATCTACTTCCTGACCTCGAAGATTGGCAGTTATTTGATATGGTTCGTGTCCAAAACTCAGACCAAAGGCATCACCCAAGGAGTGGGCTGGATCGATAGAAACCATGCGAATTTTGCGATCGGGATGTTTTTGAGCCATCGCCCAACCAATCGCAGCTGCTACTGTGGTCTTGCCTACTCCACCTTTACCGCCAATTAGTAACAGGCGACGATCTTGGGTGAGAAAATCTCCAAAGCTAGGAGGAATTGTTTCCGGCCATTGAACTGGGAGTAGATCGATAGGAAATAGCGGTTCCAACTGAGGAACATGGATTTGGTCGATCAGATGGCTCAGGGCTAGAATCCCTAAAGGCTCCTGATCTTGCTGCGGTACGATAAAAATCGGCTTTCCGTTAGCAAGATCCGTATACTGACCGATAAGTGGTTGTTGTTCTTGGTAACGATCTGGGTCAGTTGCACTGGCAAGGACTTGGTTGACAAACAATCCTCCGCAAGGAACCTGCATGGTTTGTAAGGCTTCTAGGAATCGTTTTGACTCCAACCAACTCATTGGTTCGGCGATCGCAACTAACAAACAAGCTGTATGCTTAG
The genomic region above belongs to Calothrix sp. NIES-2098 and contains:
- a CDS encoding gas vesicle synthesis protein GvpF gives rise to the protein MSYGFYIYGILTLPAPQDLNLEGLDRQPVQIKILDDFAVIYSEAQQERYLASRRNLLNHEKVLEEIMQAGDVYDGLRQRNLLPVQFGLLVASWETFSQQLIRPHQEELTQLLAKLSGRREVSVKVFWDTEAEIQGLLAENPDIKTERDKLAGQPLNIEQVIQIGQAIEQGMSDRKQGIINLFQGTLNSIAIDVVENNPQMDTMIYNAAYLIPWEAESQFSEQVEALDRQFEERLRIRYNNFTAPFNFARLRLFSSN
- a CDS encoding gas vesicle protein GvpK; this encodes MQAISKSKGSDSGLAPLLLTVVELIRQLMEAQVIRRMDAGNLSDSELDRAAESLQQLEKQVVKLCEIFDIDPAELNINLGEIGTLLPQSGGYYPGETSSQPSILELLDRLLNTGVVVEGDLDLGLAQLNLVHAKLRLVLTSKPL
- a CDS encoding gas vesicle protein GvpJ encodes the protein MSTNTNRGVITATQGSTLADILERVLDKGIVIAGDISVSVGSTELLNIRIRLLISSVDKAKEIGINWWEGDPYLNSQTRTLLTTNQQLQERVASLETELRSLKALNPLNHQNAGD
- a CDS encoding gas vesicle protein GvpN, with amino-acid sequence MTTVLNASPQRFVNTPAIQRIAQRALRYLQSGFSVHLRGSAGVGKTTLAMHLADLLNQPIILLFGDDEFKTSDLIGNQLGYTRKKVVDNFIHSVVKVEDELRQHWVDARLTLACKEGFTLVYDEFNRSHPEVNNVLLSVLEERLLVLPTNQHRAEYIRVHPQFRAILTSNPQEYCGVHATQDALMDRVITIDMPPPDELTQQEIVIQKTGIDSEKADKIVRLVRMFWSRSGSGQGGGLRSCLMIARICHEHEISVNFEEPNFQDICADILLTRTNQTRMEATRLLEEVLRELYRSTNTQSQPAEEIIPDSQNQIVLEQRVPYEYEVYNYLCKSPGRRFSDLAAELGIDRSQIVAALKSLREQGVLLQMQGNTELPNISQVAFDSGHLINK
- a CDS encoding gas vesicle protein G, GvpG, translated to MITVLRDSFNKSTQVKINMVLRFLLLPITGPLMGVTWLGEKILEQASTEIDDKENLSKQLLALQLAFDMGEIAEEEFEIQEEALLLAILEAEKQGKENRE
- a CDS encoding gas vesicle protein GvpV, coding for MHRTPNRGQIQAKLSSMPPQRSQARVYLNAYKMMVEKERLEQELQKLEARRHQIQQRLAILNSQIIAEEDITHQQANTDLEDNTPKFNTITLEY
- a CDS encoding arsenite-activated ATPase ArsA, with protein sequence MTNGMELFDNLHLAMFSGKGGVGKTTISCSFACRWAQKFVNEQILLISTDPAHSLGDVLQVSVDDIPRPIAGLPNLLVRALDAKLLLQKFKERYGQVLELLVERGSFVEGEDLHPVWDLNWPGLDELMGLLEIQRLFNEQQVDRVVVDMAPSGHTLNLFGLMDFLDTFLHSLELFQEKHRYISKTFAGSYTSDRADDFLHTLKAELSQGRRLLQDPKHTACLLVAIAEPMSWLESKRFLEALQTMQVPCGGLFVNQVLASATDPDRYQEQQPLIGQYTDLANGKPIFIVPQQDQEPLGILALSHLIDQIHVPQLEPLFPIDLLPVQWPETIPPSFGDFLTQDRRLLLIGGKGGVGKTTVAAAIGWAMAQKHPDRKIRMVSIDPAHSLGDAFGLSFGHEPYQITANLRGQEVDSDRLLEQFRADYLWELAEMMSGETQTSDAIEMAYSPVAWRKIVEQALPGIDEMLSLLTVMELLEQQEEDLIILDTAPTGHLLRFLEMPTALADWLAWIFKLWIKYQNVLGRTEFMGRLRTLRQRVVKAQKVLKDPQQAEFIGVTLNQASVLAEQQRLFKSLQEIGVSQNYLVLNRFTSTATINCDFPGLTMVRLPVLPRSVQPLERIQAAAGCLF